The Streptococcus viridans genome contains the following window.
TATTATGTCCTCAAAGAGATGGATCCAAAATTGCGTCAGTATGGGGAAGCGATTGTTAAAGCCTTTGGCATGAAGGAACGTTTCTTCCACATTGAGTTCTTCCGTGATGGGGATGACTATATTGCAATCGAGTACAATAATCGTCCAGCAGGTGGCTTTACGATCGATGTCTACAATTATGCTCATTCCATCGACTTGTACCGAGGTTATGCAGCTATTGTAGCCGGAGAACCTTTCCCAACTTCTGAATTTGAGCCTCTTTATTGCTTAGCGACTTCTCGCCGTGCCAATGCAGCCTATGTCCTTTCAGAGGAAGAAGTTTTGGCCAAATACCAAGACCAGTTCCGCGTGAAGAAGGATATGCCTGCAGCCTTTGCAGAGCTTCAAGGGGACTACCTCTACATGTTAACAACTCCAAGCCGTAAGGAGTTAGAACAAATGATTCATGACTTTGGCCAACGTCATCAATAAAATGATTGAGAGTGGGACAGAAATCGGTAATTCGTTAGAATTCGATTTCGTCGTCCCACTCAACCACTGCGTCTTGCTCGAAAATCCAAAGACAATTGAGAGGCTAGGACTTTTGTCCCAGCTTCTTTTTTGATGTGACTAGCTTATCATGTGAAAGTTTGTGAATCTTTTATATAACAGTTTGGAAAATCATCTCTATCAGTATGTTAGGCGATTTAGTTTGTGAAGGGAAATGAGCAAATTCTTTGACAGTGCTTACATTTTTGGCTAGAATAGAAGAGAATGAATAAATGCTAAGAAAGGCGAAATAATGGCAACATTAGACAAAAGTCTCTTATTGGAAATGTTCCGTAAAATGGAAGAAATCCGTCGCATGGACTTAAAAATTGCACAGTTAGTAAAAAAAGGGAAAGTGCCAGGAATGACGCACTTTTCTGTTGGTGAAGAAGCAGCAAACGTTGGAGCGATGCTGGCTTTAAATGATGACGATTTGCTGACATCTAACCACCGTGGTCACGGTCAAGCGATCGCTAAAGGTATCGACCTGAATGGCATGATGGCTGAAATCCTTGGCAAGTATACTGGTACTTGTAAAGGGAAGGGAGGCTCTATGCATATCGCTGACCTTGATGCTGGTAACCTCGGTGCCAACGGTATCGTCGGTGGTGGTATGGGGATTGCTGTAGGGGCTGCCCTTACTCAACAAATGCATAAGACTGGTAAGATTGTTGTCTGCTTCTTTGGGGATGGTGCAACCAATGAAGGTGTCTTCCACGAAGCGGTCAATATGGCTTCAATCTGGAATCTTCCAGTAATTTTTTATTGTATTAATAATGGTTATGGAATCTCTGCTGACATCAAAAAAATGACCAATGTCAAGCATATCCACGAGCGTAGTGCTGCTTACGGCATTCCTGGAATGTTTATTCCTGATGGAAACAACGTTATCGATGTCTATGAAGGATTCCAAAAGGCTGTTGAACACGTCCGCTCTGGTAAAGGCCCTGTCTTGATTGAAAGTGTCACCTATCGTTGGCTTGGTCACTCATCTTCAGACCCTGGTAAATACCGGACACGTGAAGAAGTCGAAGAGTGGAAGAAGAAAGATCCAATCGAAAACCTTCGCAAGTATCTTCTTGAAAATGAGATTGCGAGCGCAGAAGAACTGGATCAGATCCAAGAAGAAGTGAAAGAAGCCGTTGAAGCTTCAGTGAAATTTGCGGAAGAAAGCCCATTCCCTCCACTCGAATCAGCTTTCGAAGATATTTACGCAGACTAAGGGGGAGTAGAGAATTATGGAAACTAAATTAATGTCTTTCCGCGATACCATTATCCTTGCTATGTCTGAGGAAATGCGTCGCGACGAAAACGTATTGTTGATGGGGGAAGATGTCGGAGTTTTTGGTGGAGACTTCGGAACTTCCGTAGGCATGCTAGAGGAATTCGGTCCAGAACGTGTTCGTGACTGTCCAATTTCGGAGGCAGCTATCTCAGGTGCAGCAGCTGGTGCAGCCATGACTGGACTTCGTCCAATCGTTGATATGACCTTCATGGATTTCTCAGTGATTGCCATGGATGCTATCGTCAACCAAGCTGCGAAGACGCGCTACATGTTTGGTGGAAAAGGGCAAGTACCGATGACCGTTCGCTGTGCTGCCGGTAACGGAGTTGGATCTGCAGCTCAACACTCCCAATCTTTGGAATCATGGTTCACCCATATTCCTGGTTTGAAGGT
Protein-coding sequences here:
- a CDS encoding thiamine pyrophosphate-dependent dehydrogenase E1 component subunit alpha yields the protein MATLDKSLLLEMFRKMEEIRRMDLKIAQLVKKGKVPGMTHFSVGEEAANVGAMLALNDDDLLTSNHRGHGQAIAKGIDLNGMMAEILGKYTGTCKGKGGSMHIADLDAGNLGANGIVGGGMGIAVGAALTQQMHKTGKIVVCFFGDGATNEGVFHEAVNMASIWNLPVIFYCINNGYGISADIKKMTNVKHIHERSAAYGIPGMFIPDGNNVIDVYEGFQKAVEHVRSGKGPVLIESVTYRWLGHSSSDPGKYRTREEVEEWKKKDPIENLRKYLLENEIASAEELDQIQEEVKEAVEASVKFAEESPFPPLESAFEDIYAD